In the genome of Archangium lipolyticum, the window CGGTGGCAACGCGTCCGGGTGAGGTTCACACGCTGCTGGGCAAGGGCAGTGAGTTCGAGGGGAAGCTCACCTTCGAAGGCCAGGTCCGCATCGACGGCAAGTTCAACGGGCAGATCTTCACCAAGGACGTGCTCGTCATCGGTGATGGGGCCCGCGTGCAGGCGGAGATCAACGCCGGCACCGTCATCATCAACGGCACCGTGGAGGGCAACGTGCGCGCCACGCAGCTGGTGGAGCTGCACGCCCCGGCGCGCGTGAAGGGCAACGTGGAGACGCCCGCGCTCACCATGGACCGCGGTGTCATCTTCGAGGGCACCAGCAAGATGGAGAACCTCGGGGGCAAGGGTGGCAACCCGCCGCCTCCGGGTGGCGAGGGCAAGAAGTAGTGCGCCGCGCCGGGCGCCCGCATGTCCGCGCCACCCTGGTGGCGCTCGCCGTGCTGGCGTCCGGCTGCGACGGTTGCAAGGAGCGGCGCGCCGAGCAGGAGGTGCCGCTCGTCCCTCCGGAGGAGCTGACCCCGGAGGACACGCCGGCGGCTCCGCGCCGGGTGGGTGTGAAGGTGCCCATGCCGCCGGGCTGGTCCGCCCAGGTGGCACAGGATGGCAGCTTCCAGTTCGGCCCCCCGGGTCACCCGGTGTTGCGCGTGGACCTGCGTCCCGGACAGGGCGCGGCGCTGCCCTCGCCAGAGGCACTCGTCCAGTCGCTGGAGGAATCCTTCAAGGGCTTCGAGCGCTCGCTGGACCAGGAGGAGGGCGGCGCGGACTTCACGCTCGTCCGCGTGACGCTCGCGCCGAAGCTGCCGGACGGAGGCATGGGGGCGGACTACCCGGCGCTCTTCGGAGCCCGGCGCGTGCAGGATGACCTGTTCCTGTGCGCCACCTTCCCCGGCGTCACCGCCGACGAAGTGCTGCGGGCCGGCGAGGCCTGCCGCGGCATCGAGTTCCAACGACCGCGCTGAGCCTCGGGGGCCCGCAAGACATCGGGCGCCACACTCCGAGGGCCCGTCTTCCCCCGGACTGCGCGCCCGATGAATCCCCCCTGCGGACCCGTGCGCCCAGCCTTCCCCCCGGAGGGTCGGGCACGCGGGTACATGTGTGAATGCCGCTGGTCCGGCACTCCCTCGTGGATGGAGTGCCGGGCCTCTCTCTTCGGGTCACGAGTACGTCCGTGGCCGGACGAGGGTTCCTCCCCTGGACTGGAAATGTCGGGTGACCTTTGTCTACGCAACGCTTAATGGTCCAACATATTCCAGCCCGGGTATGAGCAATGCTCACTCCCAGTGTGTGACAGCGGACCTCTCGGTCTGTCACACACGGGGGTCGCCGGGGCTTCAGCGCTTGAGGGCCAGCGAGAGCGCGAAGTCCCCCGCGGCGTCCGTCCAGCGCTCCTCCAGCCGCAGCCCCGCCTGGGCCAGCTCCGCCTCCACCTGCTCCAGGCGGAACTTGCAGCTCACCTCCGTGCGCAGCACCTCGCCCTCGGCGAAGTTCACGTACCGCCCCAGTGCCGGGAGCCTCACCGCCTGCGCCCTCGTGGAGATGAGCCGCATCTCCACCCAGCCGTTCTCCTCGTCGAAGGGCGCCAGGTGTTCGAAGGTCTCGGGCTCGAAGTCCGCGCCCAGCTCGCGGTTGAGCACCTTCAGCACGTTGCGGTTGAACTCCGCCGTCACCCCCGCGCTGTCGTTGTACGCCGCGAACAGCCGCTCCCGGTCCTTGAGCAGATCCGTCCCCAGCAGCAGTCCCTCGCCCGGCTCCAGCCCCGCGGCCAGCTCCGCGTAGAAGCGCGCCCGCTCCACCGGCTTCAGGTTGCCGATGGTTCCCCCGAGGAACGCCACCAGCCTCCGGCCTCCCGTCGGCAGCCGCCCCAGGTGCCGCTCGAAGTCCCCCACCACCGCGTGCACGAACAGCCCCGGGTACTCGCCCGCCACCGTCCGCGCCGCCTGTCTCAGGAAGGCCTCGCTCACGTCGAAGGGCACGAAGCGTCTCAGCTTCCCCTCCCGCCTCATCGCGTTGAGCAGCAGCCGCGTCTTCTCGCTGCTCCCGCTGCCCAATTCAATCAGCGTGTCCGCCCCGCTCGCATGGGCGATGTCTCCCGCGTGCGCCACGAGAATCTCCCGCTCGCGCCGCGTGGGGTAGTACTCGGGCAGCCGCGTAATCTCGTCGAAGAGCTGGCTGCCGCGCTCGTCATAGAGCCACTTCGGCGACAGCTCCTTGGGCCGGTCCTCCTCGCACAGCCCCGCCAGTACCTCCAGGTGCAGCGCCCGCCGCGCGTCCCCCGGCCGTACGTGCACCTCCACCCGCACCGGTGAGCGCTCCAGCCCCCACCCCGTCCACGCCATCTCCATGTCTCACCTCGTGCCGCGCGCGCACCGGAAGCCGGCGAAGATCTGCCGCCGGATGGGGTAATCCCAATTGCGGAAGCTGTTGCGCACCGCCACGGGTGCACTCGCCCAGGCTCCGCCCCTCAGGACCCGGTAGTCCGTCCCGAAGAACACCTCTGAATATTCACGGTAGGGAAAGGCGTTGAACCCCACGTAGCCGTCGAACGTGCTGGAGGTCCATTCCCAGACATCGCCCAGCAATCCCCAGACACCGTCCGCGCTCTGCCCCGCCGGGTAGCTGCCCACCGGCGAGGGGCCCCACGTGTCTCCTCCGAGGTTGGCGTGCGCCTCCGAGGGCCGCATGTCGCCCCAGGGGTACGTGCGCGGCCTCCCGTCCGAGCCCACCGCGGCCTTCTCCCACTCGGCCTCGGTGGGCAGACGCTTGCCGGCCCAGCGCGCGTAGGCGTCCGCCTCGTACCAGGACACGTGCTGCACGGGCTCGTCCCGGGGCAGCGGCTCCACGTGGCCGAAGCGCCGCCGCAGCCAGGTGCCGTCCTCTTGCGGCAGCCAGAAGAGCGGGTGGCGGATGCCCTCGGAGGCAATCCACTCGAAGCCCTTGGGCTCCCACCAGCGCGCGTCCGCGTAGCCCCCGGACTCGACGAAGACGAGGTAGTCCCCATTGGTGACGGGGTGCGAGTCCATGAGGAAGTCCGCGACTTCCACCACGTGCGCGGGGCGCTCGTTGTCGTAGGCCCACGGTGCGTCGCTGCCCAGGCGCACCGGGCCGCCGGGGATGAAGACCTCGTACTGCGCGGCGCGGCCGGGGCTCGGGCGGGGACGCGCGGTGGGCCGGTACACGTGGCTCGTCATGAGCTGCAGCGTGGCCGCGAGCGTCTCCAGGTGCTGCTGCTCGTGCTGGGCCACCATGCCGTGGACGAAGCCCCCGCGCAGCAGCGGTGCGTCCGAGTCCTCCGGCAGCCGCTCGAGCCACTCGAGCGAGGCCTCGCGCACGCGCGCGGCGTAGGCGAGGGCGCGCTCCGGTGTCAGCAGTGGCAGCTGGGAGCGCGTGGCGCGCGGGTGGCGGAAGGCGTCATAGAGGGCGTCGAAGGCCGCGTCGGTGAGGGCCGGGGCGCCGAGCGCGCGCAGCAGCCACCGCTCCTCCTGGTTGGCCACGTGGACCACGTCCCAGACGATGGGGGACATGAGGGGTGAGTGCTGGCGGATGAGGGCGTCCTCGGGCAGGCCCTCGAGCATCCGCAGCATGCGCGCGCGCGCCGCGGAGAGCTCGGCGAGCGCCCGGGTCTTCCAGGGACGAGGCTCCTGCTGGCCCGCGTCCCGACGGGCCTCGAGGGTTCTCCGCATGGAGACGCAAGCTAGGGAGCGACCCGTCCCGAGGGGAGTCACCCCGTCCCCGCGCGCGAGCCGCCCGTGAGACACCACACGTCCCGGCGGGCCGGGGCGCCTGGAGGGCAACGGGCCGCGCGGAGCCGGTGGAGGTTGGCGCGTCGTGACGCGGGGTTGCGCTGTCCGGAGGCGGACGGCGCGGCGGCTCAGCGCGTTGGCTCGACCACTTGCGCACTGCCGCCGCCGCGGCGCAGGGGCTCGGCGGCGGCGGTGACGGTGCCATCGGCGTTGAAGCGGATGGCGGTGAGCGCGCCGATGTGGCCCACGTTGGTGAACGCATGACCGAGCGCGCCGAGCGCGTCGGCCTCGGGCGAGTCGATGAAGTCGGGCTCGGCCTGGCTCCTGTGGTCGGGCGAGTTGCGCTGGGACACGCGTGGCGCCGCGAGCGCCTCGGCGATGGGCATGCCGAAGTCCAGGTGGTTGAGGAGCGTCTGGCCCACGGTGGTGATGATGGTGGCGCCGCCGGGGCTGCCGAGCGCGAGCACGGGCACTCCGTCCCTGGACACGATGAGGGGGCTCATGCTGCTGCGGGGCCGCTTGCCGGGGGCGGGCGCGTTGGGGTGGGGCGCGTCCACGGTGGGCGGCAGGTCGAAGTCCGTCACCTCGTTGTTGAGGAGGAAGCCGTAGCCGGGGACGACCATGCCGTTGCCGCCCTCGCTCTCGATGGTGCACGTGTACGAGACGATGTTGCCCGCGGCGTCCGAGGTGGTGAGGTGCGTGGTCTCCTTGTGCTCGGCCTCGAAGGGGAGCGGATTCCCAGGAGCGGCGGCGGAGGTGGAGGCCCGGGACGCGTTGAGCGCCGGGCGCCGCCGGGCGGCGTAGCCGGGCGACACGAGGCCGGCCGCGGGCACGCGGGTGAAGGCGGGGTCCCCCATGAAGGCCTCGCGGTCCGCGAAGGCCAGGCGCGAGGCCTCCAGGTAGCGGTGGAGGAAGTCGGCGCGGGACATGGAGGCTGGTGGGTAGGCCTCGAGCAGGTTGAAGGTGAGCGCGAGCGTGAGGCTTCCGCTGCTGGGGGCGCCCATGCCGTGGAAGGTGTAGCCGCGGTAGGTGCTCGTCACGGGAGGACGGATGAGGGCCTCGTAGCTCGCGAGGTCCTCCAGCCGCATCACACCGGGGCGCACGGGGCGCGAGGCGCCGGGGGTGACGGGCGGCTGGGTGACGGTGGAGACGATGGCCTGGGCGATCTCCCCCCGGTAGAAGACGGGGACACCGCCCTGGGCGACGAGCCGGTAGGTTTTCGCCAGGTCGGGGTTCTTGAAGGTGGAGCCGACGGGCCAGGGCCGTCCATCCGGGCCGAGGAAGAGGGCGGCCGAGCTGGTGAAGTCGCGGAAGCGCGGGGCGTTGTGGCGCGTCTGCTCGAAGAAGGTGGAGTCGACGTCGAAGCCGTGCTCGGCGACGCGGATGGCGGGCTGGAGGACGTCGGCGAGCGAGCGGGTGCCGAAGCGGTGCAGGGCCTCGTCCCAACCCATCAGGGTGCCGGGCACGCCGACGGACAGGCCGCTGGTGACGAGCTCGTCGAAGGCAATGGGGGCGCCGTTCTCGTAGAGGCGCGAGCGCTCGAGGGCCAGGGGCGCCGTCTCGCGGTGGTCCACGGTGACGACGCGCTCGTCCCGGGCGAGGTAGATGACCATGAAGCCGCCGCCGCCGATGCCACAGGAGTAGGGGTCGGTGACGCCGAGCACGCTGGCGGCGGCCACGGCGGCGTCGACGGCATTGCCACCGGAGGCGAGCACCTCGATGGCGGCGGAGGTGGCGCGCGCGTCGACGGTGGCGGCGGCGCCGCCGCGGCCGGTGGCGGTGGGCGAGGGGGCGGGAGAAGGAGCCGGTCTGAGGGCCGGAGCGGTGGCGCAACCGAGACCCAGACACAGCGCGGCACTGGCGGAGAAGAGGTGGCTTCGCATGGAGGCGGAGCGTACCCGGCGGACCGGGGGGCGAGCGGGTGATGCGCACGCCACACGAGCGGCGCGCGGGTGTCGGGTTTCCGGCGGAGCGCCTGGGGGGCGGGTTGTCGGGCCCGGGCGCGTTCATACGTTGGCGCCCCGTGTGTCACGGCGCGGACGTGCCGGACACACGCGGGGGAATTCATGACGAACCCGGTCTGGCCGATTCGCGACGGGACGGGGACGCCGGTGACGCACACCGACGAGAGGGGCCGCGAGGCGGCGCGGGCGATGGCGCGCGCCTTCGCCCGGTGCGGCTTCTCGGAGGACGAGTGGCTGGTGCTCGAGGGGGCGCCGCTGCGCGCCTTCCTGTACGTGGCCCTGGCGGACGGCCCGGTGCACCCGGCGGAGCGCGAGGCCTGCCGGCGGGTACTCGGGGAGGGGCTCCTCTCGCGCAGCCCGCTGGTGGGGCACATCTGCGGCGAGGCCCTGCGCCGGCTGGACGCGCCGGGGTGGGACTTCATCTCGGGGCGGCCGGACCTGGAGCCCCTGCGCCCGGTATGCGAGCGGGTGGCGCGGCGGCTGGGGCTCGGCGAGGCGTCGCGCTTCCAGCACCTGCTGCTCGACGTGGGCCGGCGCGTGGCGAGGGCCTCCAGTGGACTGCTGGGGCTCATGGGCGCGGTGCGCCGGGAGGAGCGGCGCGCGCTGGAGGGCCTCTCCGAGGCGCTGGGGCCCCGCGCGCCATGGAGGTGAGCGCGGGCGAGCGGCTCAGGTGGGCGACTCGCGCGGGCCGAGTCCCCAGGGGCCCCGCGGTTGGGAGTCCTCGAACTCGCGCAGCTCCAGGCCCCGCATCACGTCGTCCTGGGTGAGGGTGCCCACGAGGGCGCCGTCGCGGACGACGGGAAGCTGGGGCAGCCGGCGCTGGCCCATCTCGCGCAGGGCATCCCAGGCGGTGGACTCGGGGGTGAGGGTGGGCACGGGCAGTGCCACCTGCCGCGCGCGCACCCGGGCGCGCTGCTGGGCGGGCACCTGCCGCACGGCCGCCAACGTCACCAGCCCCACCACCGTCCCGTTCTCCAGCACCGGCAGGGCACGCCGGCGCTCGGCCTGCATGCGCGTGACCACCTCCTCCAGCGTGGCGTCCGCTTCCACCGAGGCCATGCGTGCCACCATCAGCTCGCCCACGCGGACCCGGGTGAGCTGCGACTGCATGAGCACCTCGCGCGACTCGCCCTCGGCGCCCATGAAGACGAAGAAGGCGATGAAGAGGAGGAGGAAGTTGCCGCTGAGCAGGCCGAGCACGCCGAAGAGCACGGCGAAGGCCTTGCCGACGAAGCCGGCCACCCGGGTGGCGCGCACGCGGCCGAGCCGGTTGGACAGCAGGGCGCGCAGGACGCGGCCGCCATCCATGGGGAAGGCGGGCAGCAGGTTGAAGAGGCCGAGGAAGACGTTGAGGTAGCCGAGGTAGAAGAAGGCGAAGCGCAGGTTGAAGGAGTGGGCGCCGGCCAGCAGCGCGTACACGGCGAGGAAGAGGAAGCCCAACCCCAGACTGGTGGCGGGGCCGGCGGCGGCCATGAGGGCCTCCTGGCGGGGGCCGTCGGGCATGCGGGTGATGCGCGAGACGCCGCCGATCATCATGAGGGTGATGTCGGAGACCTGGCCGCCCTTGCGCAGGGCGTAGAAGGAGTGGGCCAGCTCGTGCACGAGGACGGAGAGGAAGAGGGCGACGGCGAGTCCCAGGCCCCAGAGGATGGGAGAGCCCATGAGGCGCTCGGGGGGGACGTCGGCGGCGTCGGCGGCGTTGCGGAAGGCCTGACCGAAGAGCCAGGCGAGGAAGGGCAGCACCAGGAGGAAGGTGAAGTGCACCCGGATGGGGATGCCCCGCAGGGTGGCGATTCGGAAGGCTGCGCTCACGAGACACCTCGCTCCGGGCTCCGGGGCCGGAGGACCCCGAGGGGCCCCGGCTCCGAGGGCGCATGACCGTCAGATGTTGGGGCTGGAGGGCTCGGAGATGCCCTCGAGGGCCTCGCCCACCTTGCGCTCGCTGACCTCGCCGGACAGGTCGCCGATGGCGACGATGCCGACGAGCTTCTTGTTGCGGTCCACCACGATGACGCGGCGGATCTGCTTGTCGCGCATGCGCTCGAGCACGCCGTCGACGTCATCGTCGTCGAAGCAGTACTCGATGCCGGGGCTCATCGCGTCGGCGACCTGGGTGGTGTTGGGGTCGCGTCCCAGGGCGATGGCGCGCACGACGATGTCGCGATCGGTAATCATTCCCAGGATTCGCTGGCCGTCACAGACGGGGAGGGGGCCGACGTTGAGGCTGCGCATCTTCTCGGCGGCGTCGCGGAGGGTGTCGTTGGGGTTGATGACCTCCACGTCGCGAGTCATCACTTCATGAATCTTCCTGGCCATGGCCGCTCCTTTGTGGGTGCCGCGGGGCGTCGGACGGGCACCGCTCTCGGGAACCGTGGGGAGCATCCCGGCGAGGGGCAACGCGGCCCGGGCCCGTCACCCCGGGGAGGGAGCGGGAGGGCGAGCCAGGAAGGAGCGTCCGCCCGTGCGCTCCCTCTCCCTCTGGGAGAGGGCCGGGGTGAGGGTCAGTGGCCAGGCGAGCCCGTCAACTGAGCTGCCCACTCTCGACAGTCATCATTCGTCAACACCGGGTCGAAGCGTCCGGAGCGGAGCAACCGCACCAACCGTTCATCCCTGGCGAGGATGTCGGGAATGCCTCGAGGGAAGGTCAGGGCCGCCGAGCCGTAGTCCGCGTAGTCCGGGTGAGCCATCAGGGTCTCCAGGTAGCGCGAATAGGAATCGAAGAGGTGGTCGACATCCGAGGCGATGGGAAGGGCGAAGGGGTCCTCGTAGGGATCGACGCGGACCACGGGCTGGCGGCCCTCGGCGTCCGCGAGTCCGGGGACGGTCGCGTAGTAGTAGGCCATCCCCGGTTCACCTCCGAAGACGAAGAGGGGTACGGGGAGCTGCTCCTGATAGTCGCTCTGCCACTGGCGGTTCTGTGCCTCCAAGTGGTTCACGGTGTCATCGAGTTGGAAGAGCCCCATTCCCGCGACATCCGCGGCGAACATGGCCTTGCCGAAGCGCGCATAGAAGGCCGCGAGCATCGGGTCCAGGGGATGTCCGAGGATTCGCGTTCCCGCGAGTGGGGGCGAGCCTCCCGGAGGAGTGGTCAGCAGGGTGCGCTTCAAGCGCTGACACACCTCCAGCAGTCGTTCCAGTCCGGGCAGGTCCATCTGCTTCATGAATCGTCTCTCTATCGCATGCCCGGAAACAGCTGCCGCGGCTCCTTCAAGGCAGCTTCCCGTGCATCGTCGAGGAGAGGAATCTTGCTGACCTGCCGCGTGACACAACCCGCCAGCAGCGCCACCGTGAGGGCGAGCAGTCGCGAGTCCCGCATGCGGCACCTCTCATGACGGAGCGCACGCAGGCGCGGGAGACGCCGGTGCTCAGGCGGGAGCGACCCACTGTCCCGGAGTGGGGGCATCGCGCCAGACATGGCGGCCGGTGTCGGGGTCCTTGCGGAAGCGCATGAAGTCACCGAGGCCCGTGTCGAGCGCGCGGGCGTCGAGCGCCTCGGCGGCCCTGCCAATCAAATCCAGCACCTCCTCGCCCTCGCCGTGGACGAACAGCTTCACGCGAGGCGTCTGCTCCCAGGGGCCGAGCTCGAAGGTGATGGAGAAGCCGTCACCGTGGAAGATGCCCTCGGCGGGGGTGGGGAAGGAGATGGAGGGGAGGGCCTCTCTCAGCTTGCGGATGACGGATTCTCGCGGACCGAGCACCGGAGGGGACCAGCCCTCGGGGAAGTCTCGCACCGAGTCGAAGCCCGCAGCGCCCATCAAATACACAATCCAGCTCATGCCGCTCATGCCGCACCTCGTGATCCACATCTTCTAAACAACACCTTAAAAGGAGCGTCTGACATTGCCGTGGATCAGCGCGGCTCCCCGCGGCCCCCCACCCCGGATTCACGGGGGAGGTCCAGTCCCCAACGCTCGAACCCGTGAAGGACGCTGGGGGCGCGGAAAAAGCGTCCGGAAAAATCGATTCAAAAAAACGCGGGGCACCACCCATTCAGAGGGGGTCAGCGCCACACAACGGCCAGGCAGCGCCGGGCGGCGGCGGGCACACCCCGTGTCCACCGCCGTCACGGGAGCCGTCTGGCCAACACACGAGGAAGAGACATGAGCATGTTGATTGCACTGGGACTCGCCGCCACCACGACACTCGCGCAGTCCGCGTCCCAGGCGAGCGAGGTGCGGCTGCACATCGAGACGGACTCACCGAAGGTGGAGCTGTACCGGGTGACGTCGGACGGGGTGGGGACGATCTCCACGTTCACGCGCAGCGCGACGGTGGGCATCGTGCATTTCCAGCGCGAGTGCTTCGCGCCCTGCGACGTGACGGTCCCCGAGCCGCGCTCGGACTTCTTCGTGGCGGGCAGGGGAATCACGCCCTCGGAGCGCTTCTCGCTGCTCGGGGTGGGGGAGGACGTCACCCTGAGGGTGAAGCCGGGGAGCACGGTGACGCGGGCGCTCGGGTGGACGTCGACGGTGGTGGGCATCACCGCCCTCTCGCTGGTGGCGGCGATGGTGCTCGTGGATGGCACGTTGGGCAAGCCCGTGCTCGGGGGGCCGATGAACGAGGAGACCACCTGGAAGTTCGCGGCCGCGGGCGGGGGCCTGGCGCTGCTCGGCGGGGGCGTCACGCTGCTGGCCTTCAGTGGCACGGAGGTGGAGGTCCTCCCCACGCCGAAGTCCACCCCCTCGCGGGAGGTGCTGTGATGCGCGCGGCCTTGCTGCTGGGGGTGTGCGGCGTGCTCGCGGGCTGCGGCGGGCCCGGGTCCGAGTGGGTGCGCGCCGACGGCAAGACGACGAACGCGCTCGAGGCGCTCCACGGCACGGGCCCGAAGGATGTCTGGGCGGTGGGGGAGCTCGGGACGATCATCCACTGGAACGGCACGGCCTGGTCCGTGAAGGAGGCGGGGACGAGCGTGGACCTGCACGCGGTGTGGGCGGTGGACCAGGCGAACGCGTGGGCCGTGGGCGAGCAGGGCGTGGTGTTGAAGTGGAACGGGGCGACCTGGTCGCGGGTGGACGTGGGGAGCAAGGAGAGCCTCATCAGTGTGTGGGCCAGCGCTCCGAGCGATGTGTGGGTGGTCGAGGACTCCTACCCGTATGGGGATGGGCTCCTGCACTTCGATGGAAGGGAGTGGAAGCGGCGAGTCTCCAACGCGAGGAGCCAGCCGATGCGCGTGTGGGGCACGGGTCCGAGCGATGTCTGGGTGACCCTGCAGCGCGACGGGGAGTTGATGCACTGGACGGGCGCGAGCTGGAGGACGGAGACCCTGGAGATTGGCTCGTACCCCACCTGTGAGGAGTTGGGAGCGTGGGGAGCCGGGGATCTGCTGGTCCTGTGCGATGTGGCCTACAAGAAGCGGGTGGCGCTCAAGGGCACGGGGGGCTGGAAGCTGCTGCCCATGGACGAAGACACCCTCGATGCCTCGTATGCCTGGAATGGCATCTGGGCCGCGGGGAGCGAGCTGTGGGCGGTGGGCAATTACGGGAGGGTCCATCGCTTCGACGGGAAGGCGTGGACGGAGGAGCTGGGTGAGGATCTGGACCTGCCTGACCTGAACGACGTGTGGGGCTCGAGCGGGGCGGATGTGTGGGCGGTGGGGGACGAGGGGCTGGTGATACGGAGGGCCTCGGCCGCGTCGCCTTGAGGAGGAGCGCGTGGTTTAACGCCGCGCATGGATGTGTTCGTGCGGTGCGCGGTGTTGCTGCTGTTGGCCAGTGGTACGGCGTGGGCCGGGCCGCGCCCCGAGTCGCGTTGGGGGTTGCGCTGGAACGCCGCGCCCGGGTGCATCCAGGCGGCGCCGTTGGCGAGGGCGGTGGAGGGGCGGCTCGGGCGCACGGTGTTCGGACCCGAGCCGGAGTTCCTCGTCGATGGCGTGCTGGAGAGGGGGACGCCGTCGGGGTGGAAGGCGAAGCTGTCGCTGGTGGACGCGAGCGGCAACGTGCTCGGCAGCCGCGAGGTGTCCACGAAGGAGGAGGCGTGCACGGCCATCGAGCCGCGCCTGCTGCTGGTCATCGCGCTGATGATCGACCCATCGGCGGCGTTCTCCTCGCCCGCGAGCCCGCCGCCGCCGCCCCCGCCGCCGGAGCCGGAGCCGGAGCCGGTGACTCCGGAGCCCGGGCCTCGTGAGCCAGAGGCGCCGGGCGCCGGGGTCCGCGAGCCCGAGCCCCGGGAGTGGAGGGACGCGCCGGTGGAGCGGAGGAGGGGGCCCGCGGTGAGCGTGGCGGTGACGGGGGTGGCGGGCCTGGGCTTCGGGGTGGCGCCGGGGCTGGCGAGCGGGTTCTGGTTCGGGGCGCGGGAGGGGACGTGGCTGTTGCGGTTCGCCTTCTACCCGTACGAGCCCTACGAGAAGGACGGAGGCCGGCTGTCGCTGTCGAGCGTGGTGGCCGAGGGCGGGATGTGCCCGGTGTCGGTGAGCGGCGAGGTGTGGAGCGTGTGGGGCTGTGGCACGGCGGCGTTCGCGCCGGTGCTGGCCTACAGCACGGGGTTCCAGCAGGGCCGGGGCGCGGTGCTGGTGCGGGGGGACGTGGGAGTGCGCGCCCGGCTGGAGAGGAGGCTGGCGGGGAGGATGAGCCTCCACGCGAGCCTCGGAGCGGGGTTCGGCTGGCTGCGTCCGCCGGTGCGCCTGCTCAAGCCGGACGGTACGGCCGAGGACGTGGCAATCGGATGGCCGGTGAGGGCGGAGGTGGACGTGGGGGTGACGTTTCCCGGTTCCTGAGAGCCGACGCGAGGGGCGGTGCGCGCTCCGCACGGATGTTGGGAGGATGGACTAGAGTGGCGGTGTTCGTCCCACCGCGATGGCACTTCCGCAACTGGCACCGGCACCGACGGCGGGGCCGCCCCTTCCGAGCTTCCAGCAGGTCTACGCCGAGTGTGCGCCGTTCGTCTGGCGCACGCTGAGGCGGCTGGGCGTGAGGGAGGCGGACCTGGAGGACGTGTGCCAGGAGGCGTTCGTGGTGGTGCACCGGAGGCTGCCGGAGTTCGACGGGAGCGCGGCGCTGCGCACGTGGCTGTTCGGCATCAGCCTGAGGGTGGCGTCGGACTACCGGAGGAGGGCGCACATCCGGCGGGAGACGGCGGTGTCGGAGGTGCCGGAGGGGACGCTGCCGCCGGAGCAGGTGGAGGTGGTGGCGAGGAGGCAGGCCCGGGCGCTGCTGGAGCGGATCCTCGAGGAGCTGGACGAGGACAAGCGGGCGGTGTTCGTGCTGTTCGAGCTGGAGCAGTGGCCGATGGCGGAGGTGGCGCAGGCGGTGGGGTGTCCGCTGCAGACGGCGTACGCGAGGCTGTACGCGGCGCGGGAGCGGGTGAAGGAGGCGGTGGCGAGGGCGAGAGGAGGCGAGTCATGAGGGAGCGCGAGCCCGTGCGGCTGTTGGAGGAAGGCTCCGAGGCCACGCCGGAGCTGCGCGAGCTGCTCGGTGCGGCGAGCCTGGACGAGCCCTCGGCGGAGCAACTGGCGGGGCTGGCGGGGAAGCTGGGGCCGTTGCTGGGGCCCGCGGGGGGAGCGGCGACGGCGGGAGCGGCGACGGGCACGGCGGCGCCGGCCGCGTCGGGTGGGCTCGCCTCGGTGGGGGCGACGGGGCTGAAGCTCAAGGTGCTCGTGGGAGTGGCCGGGATGGCGCTCGCGGGAGTCAGCTTCCAGGCGGGCCGCGACTTCGAGCGCGAGCACCCCCGCGCGCCTCGGGTGGAGCGGGAGGTCTCCGCACCGGCACCCGCTCCGAGCGCCACGCCAGCGCCGGAGCCTGTCGAGACGCCCGTGGCCCCGAGCCCGGAGACGATCGCCGCGCCGATGCCGGAGCCTGTCGAGATGCCCGTGGCCCCGAGCGCGAAGACGAGCGCCGTGCCGGCCCCGCGCGTGTCGCGCCCGAGAGCCGCCGGGACACCCGCGCCCGCCGCGGCCGGGGAGCGTGCGTCGGCGGACGAGGAACTGACGCTGCTCGAGTCGGCGTACCAGGCGCTTCAGCGGGGAGACGCGGCGGAGGCGCTCGCCGAGGCGGATCGGCACGCGGAGCGCTTTCCGGCGGGAGCACTCGCGCAGGAGCG includes:
- the bacM gene encoding bactofilin BacM is translated as MALLGKKEEKTNVPLLGIGGRREDESVATRPGEVHTLLGKGSEFEGKLTFEGQVRIDGKFNGQIFTKDVLVIGDGARVQAEINAGTVIINGTVEGNVRATQLVELHAPARVKGNVETPALTMDRGVIFEGTSKMENLGGKGGNPPPPGGEGKK
- the egtD gene encoding L-histidine N(alpha)-methyltransferase encodes the protein MEMAWTGWGLERSPVRVEVHVRPGDARRALHLEVLAGLCEEDRPKELSPKWLYDERGSQLFDEITRLPEYYPTRREREILVAHAGDIAHASGADTLIELGSGSSEKTRLLLNAMRREGKLRRFVPFDVSEAFLRQAARTVAGEYPGLFVHAVVGDFERHLGRLPTGGRRLVAFLGGTIGNLKPVERARFYAELAAGLEPGEGLLLGTDLLKDRERLFAAYNDSAGVTAEFNRNVLKVLNRELGADFEPETFEHLAPFDEENGWVEMRLISTRAQAVRLPALGRYVNFAEGEVLRTEVSCKFRLEQVEAELAQAGLRLEERWTDAAGDFALSLALKR
- the egtB gene encoding ergothioneine biosynthesis protein EgtB encodes the protein MRRTLEARRDAGQQEPRPWKTRALAELSAARARMLRMLEGLPEDALIRQHSPLMSPIVWDVVHVANQEERWLLRALGAPALTDAAFDALYDAFRHPRATRSQLPLLTPERALAYAARVREASLEWLERLPEDSDAPLLRGGFVHGMVAQHEQQHLETLAATLQLMTSHVYRPTARPRPSPGRAAQYEVFIPGGPVRLGSDAPWAYDNERPAHVVEVADFLMDSHPVTNGDYLVFVESGGYADARWWEPKGFEWIASEGIRHPLFWLPQEDGTWLRRRFGHVEPLPRDEPVQHVSWYEADAYARWAGKRLPTEAEWEKAAVGSDGRPRTYPWGDMRPSEAHANLGGDTWGPSPVGSYPAGQSADGVWGLLGDVWEWTSSTFDGYVGFNAFPYREYSEVFFGTDYRVLRGGAWASAPVAVRNSFRNWDYPIRRQIFAGFRCARGTR
- the ggt gene encoding gamma-glutamyltransferase, producing MRSHLFSASAALCLGLGCATAPALRPAPSPAPSPTATGRGGAAATVDARATSAAIEVLASGGNAVDAAVAAASVLGVTDPYSCGIGGGGFMVIYLARDERVVTVDHRETAPLALERSRLYENGAPIAFDELVTSGLSVGVPGTLMGWDEALHRFGTRSLADVLQPAIRVAEHGFDVDSTFFEQTRHNAPRFRDFTSSAALFLGPDGRPWPVGSTFKNPDLAKTYRLVAQGGVPVFYRGEIAQAIVSTVTQPPVTPGASRPVRPGVMRLEDLASYEALIRPPVTSTYRGYTFHGMGAPSSGSLTLALTFNLLEAYPPASMSRADFLHRYLEASRLAFADREAFMGDPAFTRVPAAGLVSPGYAARRRPALNASRASTSAAAPGNPLPFEAEHKETTHLTTSDAAGNIVSYTCTIESEGGNGMVVPGYGFLLNNEVTDFDLPPTVDAPHPNAPAPGKRPRSSMSPLIVSRDGVPVLALGSPGGATIITTVGQTLLNHLDFGMPIAEALAAPRVSQRNSPDHRSQAEPDFIDSPEADALGALGHAFTNVGHIGALTAIRFNADGTVTAAAEPLRRGGGSAQVVEPTR
- a CDS encoding site-2 protease family protein — its product is MSAAFRIATLRGIPIRVHFTFLLVLPFLAWLFGQAFRNAADAADVPPERLMGSPILWGLGLAVALFLSVLVHELAHSFYALRKGGQVSDITLMMIGGVSRITRMPDGPRQEALMAAAGPATSLGLGFLFLAVYALLAGAHSFNLRFAFFYLGYLNVFLGLFNLLPAFPMDGGRVLRALLSNRLGRVRATRVAGFVGKAFAVLFGVLGLLSGNFLLLFIAFFVFMGAEGESREVLMQSQLTRVRVGELMVARMASVEADATLEEVVTRMQAERRRALPVLENGTVVGLVTLAAVRQVPAQQRARVRARQVALPVPTLTPESTAWDALREMGQRRLPQLPVVRDGALVGTLTQDDVMRGLELREFEDSQPRGPWGLGPRESPT
- a CDS encoding CBS domain-containing protein; this encodes MARKIHEVMTRDVEVINPNDTLRDAAEKMRSLNVGPLPVCDGQRILGMITDRDIVVRAIALGRDPNTTQVADAMSPGIEYCFDDDDVDGVLERMRDKQIRRVIVVDRNKKLVGIVAIGDLSGEVSERKVGEALEGISEPSSPNI